The Acinonyx jubatus isolate Ajub_Pintada_27869175 chromosome D2, VMU_Ajub_asm_v1.0, whole genome shotgun sequence genome contains a region encoding:
- the RHOU gene encoding rho-related GTP-binding protein RhoU: protein MPPQQGDPAFPGRCEAPPVPPRRERGARGGRGPGAPGGRGRAGGAEGRGVKCVLVGDGAVGKTSLVVSYTTNGYPTEYIPTAFDNFSAVVSVDGRPVRLQLCDTAGQDEFDKLRPLCYTNTDIFLLCFSVVSPSSFQNVSEKWVPEIRCHCPKAPIVLVGTQSDLREDVKVLIELDKCKEKPVPEEAAKLCAEEIKAASYIECSALTQKNLKEVFDAAIVAGIQYSDTQQQPKKRKSRTPDKMKNLSKSWWKKYCCVV from the exons ATGCCCCCGCAGCAGGGGGACCCCGCATTCCCGGGCCGTTGCGAGGCGCCGCCCGTTCCGCCGCGCCGGGAGCGCGGGGCGCGCGGGGGGCGCGGGCCCGGGGCGccggggggccgggggcgcgCGGGCGGTGCCGAGGGGCGCGGCGTCAAGTGCGTGCTCGTCGGCGACGGCGCCGTGGGCAAGACGAGCCTGGTGGTGAGCTACACCACCAACGGCTACCCCACCGAGTACATCCCCACCGCCTTCGACAACTTCTCGG CGGTGGTTTCTGTGGACGGACGGCCTGTGAGACTCCAGCTCTGTGACACTGCCGGGCAG GATGAGTTTGACAAACTCAGGCCCCTCTGCTACACCAACACGGACATCTTTCTTCTGTGCTTCAGTGTGGTGAGCCCCTCATCCTTCCAGAACGTCAGTGAGAAGTGGGTGCCCGAGATCCGATGCCACTGTCCCAAAGCCCCCATCGTCCTCGTTGGAACTCAGTCGGATCTCAGAGAAGACGTCAAAGTCCTCATTGAGCTGGACAAATGCAAAGAGAAGCCGGTGCCTGAAGAGGCAGCTAAGCTGTGCGCCGAGGAGATCAAAGCCGCCTCCTACATCGAGTGTTCGGCCTTGACTCAGAAAAACCTCAAAGAGGTCTTTGACGCGGCCATTGTCGCTGGCATTCAGTACTCAGACACTCAGCAACAGCCAAAGAAGCGCAAAAGCAGGACTCCTGACAAAATGAAAAACCTCTCCAAGTCCTGGTGGAAAAAGTACTGCTGTGTCGTATGA